A region of Methanobacterium spitsbergense DNA encodes the following proteins:
- a CDS encoding rhodanese-like domain-containing protein, translating to MSQFKQIMGTITPQDAFDLIKSNKNNSNFVILDIRPYDEFEEDHIAGAMNLDYDGHEFQKKVEQLDKNKDYVIYCRSGVRGGYFLEKMRDSGFKTSYNILGGYQGWKISRLPLVK from the coding sequence ATGAGTCAATTTAAACAGATTATGGGTACAATAACACCACAAGATGCATTTGATTTGATTAAATCTAATAAGAATAATTCTAATTTTGTGATTCTTGATATCCGGCCTTATGATGAATTTGAGGAAGATCATATTGCCGGTGCAATGAATTTGGATTATGATGGTCATGAATTCCAAAAAAAGGTTGAACAACTTGATAAAAATAAAGATTACGTTATATATTGCAGAAGTGGTGTCAGAGGGGGTTATTTCCTGGAAAAAATGAGAGATTCAGGATTTAAAACATCTTATAATATTTTAGGAGGATATCAGGGTTGGAAAATAAGCAGACTTCCATTGGTAAAATAA
- a CDS encoding pirin family protein: MVINMKVVEVIDPIYVMEGAGVRLRRSITTQKLDYLDPFLLFDHFGSNNPEDYLAGFPMHPHRGIETVTYILDGSVEHKDSMGNSGIIGKDDVQWMTSGSGIIHEEMPKPKNGNMEGFQLWVNLPANLKMTTPRYQEVKSSQIPEIREENGVVVKIIAGEKDGVKGAVTEIYADPTYLDVTIPPGSTFKHPIKPEHTAFAYVFEGEGIFGDFEEESVDKGTFVPATKLLIYGDGDHIKVKTDKSSVRFLLISGKSLNEPIARYGPFVMNTVEEIEQALKDLQNGTFVK; this comes from the coding sequence ATGGTAATTAACATGAAAGTTGTTGAAGTTATAGACCCGATTTATGTTATGGAAGGAGCTGGTGTACGTCTGAGACGTAGTATTACAACTCAAAAATTAGATTATCTAGATCCATTTCTCCTCTTTGACCATTTTGGATCCAATAATCCAGAGGATTACCTAGCAGGGTTTCCAATGCATCCACATAGGGGTATTGAAACTGTTACTTACATATTAGATGGTTCGGTTGAACATAAAGATAGTATGGGTAACTCTGGCATAATAGGAAAAGATGATGTCCAGTGGATGACTTCGGGAAGTGGAATTATTCATGAAGAAATGCCAAAGCCTAAAAATGGCAATATGGAAGGATTTCAACTTTGGGTAAATTTACCTGCCAACCTTAAGATGACGACTCCAAGATACCAGGAAGTTAAATCATCACAAATACCAGAAATTCGTGAAGAGAATGGTGTGGTGGTAAAGATAATTGCAGGTGAAAAAGATGGGGTTAAAGGAGCTGTAACCGAGATATATGCAGATCCAACATATCTCGATGTGACAATACCACCAGGATCTACATTTAAACACCCAATTAAACCTGAACACACAGCTTTCGCATATGTTTTTGAAGGCGAAGGTATTTTTGGAGACTTTGAAGAAGAATCCGTTGATAAAGGTACATTTGTACCTGCAACCAAGCTGTTGATATATGGGGATGGAGACCATATTAAGGTTAAAACAGACAAAAGTTCTGTTAGATTCTTATTAATATCTGGAAAATCACTTAACGAACCAATAGCAAGGTACGGTCCATTTGTAATGAACACTGTAGAAGAAATTGAACAAGCCCTAAAAGACCTTCAAAATGGTACATTTGTTAAATAA
- a CDS encoding methyltransferase family protein — protein MEDNQENIMILLMGLVLIILIIVIPIGIIFFGLPWYLLFINYYGIILGFIFVIIGIILNSIAIMNLGYKYSENNTGNIDKLVTTGIYSYTRNPMYFGQGTIVVGLFIIFPLTIFLIPLFLFLFALYSRATTEEKELYEKFGEDYIHYRTEVSFIIPNPLRFMRRKRK, from the coding sequence ATGGAAGATAACCAAGAAAATATAATGATACTCTTAATGGGGCTTGTATTGATAATATTAATAATTGTAATCCCTATTGGTATAATCTTTTTTGGATTACCATGGTATTTATTGTTTATTAACTATTATGGAATAATTCTGGGATTTATTTTTGTAATAATTGGAATAATATTAAATTCAATTGCAATCATGAACCTTGGATATAAATATTCGGAGAATAATACTGGAAATATTGATAAACTGGTTACAACTGGAATTTACTCCTATACACGGAATCCAATGTATTTTGGACAAGGAACAATTGTTGTTGGTCTATTTATCATCTTTCCATTGACAATATTTTTAATTCCTCTCTTTTTATTCTTATTTGCCCTATATTCACGTGCTACAACAGAGGAAAAAGAGTTATACGAAAAGTTTGGAGAGGATTATATCCATTACAGGACAGAAGTATCTTTTATTATTCCCAACCCCTTGAGGTTCATGAGACGTAAGAGAAAATAA